In the Naumovozyma dairenensis CBS 421 chromosome 4, complete genome genome, one interval contains:
- the SST2 gene encoding GTPase-activating protein SST2 (similar to Saccharomyces cerevisiae SST2 (YLR452C); ancestral locus Anc_7.514) has translation MSAKDLLTTLHELASKSFNRTPNGLIFTNDLKTVYSLLLICLDLKEENPLESKSLLNAFNSNHNKDFSFTFSINEAIEVMKDLRLNVDMNATCIKVSYSIKPTLAFHLLKVFMSANLLHTPADRTRTEPKEKVLLQPTPKGVAILQKYVRDIGLKKLPEIIFSSFNSLDLFTFERSSMTDSIIHSDYLIHILFIRVMGPHANVWSPSNISDPLPSLSTLLEYSNDSFTFENMDYSHFSNGFGSISGHFNDGSHNYNNNNNNATTHNIDFESWLDQIPDEDLHDESRKSPFAHRFFTNPDSDSHIQYYVSDKGVRLFKSKLFGKNKTIIDYCFTTKAIWQWLMDCTDIMYPKEAVSVAALFLKMGFIVPILLPPSKNSKKKFHISRSSFYTLTKLGWDIIQWNTEIGIKQSINNFSNLKIQTPTQTHVDIGFTYTGNLVVPDEKKQLKQNIDARPKSVDFTFNGKHQCNNLDDILRDPGMRYLFRRHLEKELCVENLDALIDIKKFSKKMTLLKKLLDAKHNKESNNKNKSKVKSKSFEDNILSTIDSALMKQANECLEMAYHISSSYIMVGSPYQVNIDHNLRESVTKIMLSPQSPLSKSFSVNFHSNFDSHDEILLSTNNVTPKFSELSLKLTKPEPALKIDSLTSLSPTCMSPRQFKPAPLSLPPLSKDQYVSLDPFKNDTSDEDDKNLSCFYDDDPLGITLKALKKLYPLFEKVSRQMYHLMKIDSLQKFMNSDVYQEATLLIEKQDKTM, from the coding sequence ATGTCTGCGAAAGATCTCTTAACAACATTACATGAATTGGCATCGAAAAGCTTCAATAGAACTCCAAATGGGCTGATATTTACcaatgatttgaaaacagTTTATTCTCTGTTATTAATATGCCTGGATCTAAAGGAGGAAAACCCACTAGAATCAAAATCACTTCTGAACGCCTTTAATTCTAACCATAATAAggatttttcatttacCTTCTCAATCAATGAAGCAATTGAAGTAATGAAAGATTTGAGATTGAACGTGGATATGAACGCTACATGTATTAAAGTTTCATATTCAATCAAACCAACATTGGCTTTCCATCTTTTAAAAGTGTTTATGTCTGCAAACTTACTACATACCCCCGCCGATAGAACACGTACAGAACCTAAGGAAAAAGTCTTACTTCAACCCACTCCAAAGGGTGTGGCtatattacaaaaatatgTAAGAGATattggattgaaaaaactTCCagagataatattttcatcttttaattcCCTTGatttgtttacttttgaGAGAAGTTCCATGACTGATTCAATAATCCATAGTGATTATCTTATTCATATCCTTTTCATAAGGGTGATGGGTCCTCATGCAAACGTTTGGTCTCCATCTAATATAAGTGACCCAttaccatcattatcaacATTGCTCGAATATAGTAATGACTCGTTTACGTTTGAAAATATGGATTATTCTCATTTCTCCAATGGGTTTGGTAGTATATCAGGGCATTTCAATGATGGTTCacataattataataataataataataatgctaCTACTCATAATATCGATTTCGAGTCATGGCTAGATCAAATTCCTGATGAAGATTTACATGATGAGAGTAGAAAATCTCCATTTGCCCATCGATTTTTCACAAATCCGGATTCTGATTctcatattcaatattatgtCTCAGATAAAGGTGTCCgtttatttaaatcaaaattatttggGAAAAATAAGACAATCATCGATTATTGTTTTACTACGAAGGCAATATGGCAATGGTTAATGGATTGTACAGATATAATGTATCCAAAGGAAGCTGTTTCAGTCGCAgcattatttttgaaaatgggGTTTATTGTACCAATACTATTACCACCTTCTAAAAattccaagaaaaaatttcatattaGTAGGTCGTCATTTTACACCTTAACCAAATTAGGATGggatattattcaatggaATACCGAAATTGGTATCAAacaatcaattaataatttttctaacCTTAAGATTCAAACTCCCACACAAACGCATGTTGACATTGGATTCACGTATACAGGAAATTTAGTGGTTCCGgatgaaaagaaacagTTAAAACAAAACATAGATGCCAGACCTAAATCAGTAGATTTCACATTTAATGGAAAACATCAATGTAATAATTTGGATGATATATTGAGAGACCCAGGTATGAGATATTTGTTCAGAAGACATTTAGAAAAGGAACTCTGTGTAGAAAATTTGGATGCATTAATcgatattaaaaaattctccaaaaaaatgactctattaaagaaattattggaTGCCAAACATAACAAAGAAAGtaacaacaaaaataaaagtaaaGTGAAAAGTAAAagttttgaagataatatcTTATCGACTATTGACTCAGCTTTGATGAAACAAGCTAACGAATGTTTAGAAATGGCATACCatatatcttcatcataCATTATGGTTGGTTCACCATACCAAGTTAATATTGATCATAACTTACGTGAATCAGTAACTAAAATTATGTTGAGTCCACAATCACCATTATCAAAAAGTTTCTCCGTAAATTTCCATTCTAATTTTGATTCACATGACGAGATATTATTGTCTACCAATAATGTGACGCCAAAGTTTTCCGAGTTATCACTGAAACTAACTAAGCCAGAGCCTGCATTAAAGATAGACTCTTTAACGAGTTTAAGCCCGACTTGTATGTCTCCGAGGCAATTTAAACCTGCtccattatcattaccTCCACTGAGTAAGGATCAATATGTTTCTTTAGATcctttcaaaaatgatacaagtgatgaagatgataaaaatttatcttgtttttatgatgatgatccaCTAGGAATAACGTTAAAGgcattgaagaaattgtatccattatttgaaaaagttaGTAGGCAAATGtatcatttgatgaaaattgattcattacAGAAATTCATGAATTCGGATGTTTACCAAGAGGCTACCTTATTAATTGAGAAACAAGATAAAACTATGTGA